A genomic window from Natrinema sp. HArc-T2 includes:
- a CDS encoding ABC transporter permease, whose protein sequence is MSGGLNTPSDTPATQQGGQTDRSQPTAPDSRHILETIIGRELRTIVRTRTFFILGLAFAAVVLGISWISGSVRGGYVPTLVDLLTPLELLVPVVAIAFGYRAILGDAERGELDVLKTYPVSSREIVFGVYVGRAIGLLTAIVAPLVVTALTVFVAEEEGRTLYASHAGVDSPILFGRFVVLTILFALTVLAIAIAISAVVSGTRSAIALSVVALVVLLVGFDLALVYGFSAGSIGDGSLVYALALSPLSAYRGLVFESAIIVASGTGPAAASPIASLVSLLVWTATSLGIATWVLNR, encoded by the coding sequence ATGAGCGGTGGTCTGAACACACCGAGTGACACGCCCGCGACTCAGCAAGGTGGGCAGACCGATCGCTCGCAACCGACTGCTCCCGACTCGAGACACATCCTCGAGACGATCATCGGACGGGAACTCCGGACGATCGTCCGAACGCGGACGTTTTTCATCCTCGGACTCGCCTTCGCCGCCGTCGTGCTCGGAATTAGCTGGATCAGCGGGAGCGTCCGCGGTGGGTACGTCCCGACGCTGGTCGATCTGCTTACCCCACTCGAACTGCTCGTCCCGGTCGTCGCGATCGCCTTTGGCTATCGCGCGATCCTCGGCGACGCAGAACGTGGCGAACTCGACGTTTTAAAGACGTATCCCGTCTCGAGTCGAGAGATCGTCTTCGGCGTCTACGTCGGCCGGGCGATCGGCCTGCTGACTGCGATCGTGGCCCCACTTGTCGTCACCGCACTGACGGTCTTCGTCGCCGAAGAAGAGGGACGGACCCTCTATGCCTCACACGCCGGCGTCGACTCGCCGATCCTGTTCGGTCGGTTCGTCGTCCTGACGATCCTCTTTGCGCTGACGGTCCTCGCCATTGCCATCGCGATCTCGGCAGTGGTCAGTGGCACACGCAGCGCGATCGCGCTGTCGGTCGTCGCGCTCGTCGTCTTGCTCGTCGGCTTTGATCTGGCGCTCGTCTACGGGTTTTCAGCAGGGTCGATCGGCGACGGCAGCCTCGTGTATGCGCTTGCGCTCAGTCCGCTGAGTGCCTACCGGGGGCTCGTCTTCGAGAGTGCGATCATCGTCGCATCAGGAACCGGCCCGGCAGCCGCTTCACCGATCGCAAGTCTGGTGAGCCTCCTCGTCTGGACGGCCACGTCGCTGGGGATCGCGACGTGGGTCCTGAACCGCTAG
- a CDS encoding ABC transporter ATP-binding protein: MTDTTSLLEATGIDHDYGTVTVLRDISVTIERGRVTALIGPNGAGKSTLIRDLAGLHEPTAGTITYNGPDTAREIGYLPQHPAFRPGFTALETLQFYASLVGGDEADAMAQLERVGLENAASRPVEALSGGMTRLLGIAQATIGDPPIVILDEPGSGLDPSMGLHVFDVAADLADDGIAVLLSSHDLELVEQVADDVLILADGRVAEQGPIADVRARVGGDTLRQVYEHAVGGHRDTVQVVGDHA; encoded by the coding sequence ATGACTGATACGACATCACTTCTTGAAGCGACCGGTATCGACCACGACTACGGGACGGTCACCGTTCTCCGAGACATCTCCGTGACCATCGAACGTGGCCGGGTAACGGCCCTGATCGGCCCGAACGGAGCCGGCAAGTCGACGCTGATTCGCGACCTCGCCGGCCTCCACGAGCCGACAGCAGGAACAATTACCTACAACGGTCCGGACACCGCACGGGAGATCGGCTATCTCCCCCAGCATCCGGCGTTTCGACCCGGCTTTACCGCACTCGAAACGCTGCAGTTCTACGCGTCACTCGTCGGTGGCGACGAGGCCGACGCGATGGCCCAACTCGAGCGAGTCGGGCTCGAGAACGCAGCCAGCCGACCGGTCGAGGCACTCTCCGGCGGGATGACCCGGTTGCTCGGTATCGCACAGGCGACGATCGGTGACCCGCCGATCGTCATCCTAGACGAGCCTGGCAGTGGGCTCGACCCGAGTATGGGACTGCACGTCTTCGACGTCGCCGCCGACCTCGCCGACGATGGGATCGCGGTCCTGTTGAGCTCTCACGACCTGGAACTCGTCGAGCAGGTCGCCGACGACGTGCTGATACTCGCCGACGGTCGCGTCGCCGAGCAGGGTCCGATCGCCGATGTTCGGGCTCGAGTGGGTGGGGACACCCTGCGACAAGTGTACGAACACGCCGTCGGCGGCCACCGCGATACCGTGCAGGTCGTGGGTGATCACGCATGA